The Hevea brasiliensis isolate MT/VB/25A 57/8 chromosome 1, ASM3005281v1, whole genome shotgun sequence DNA segment agtacatgagaaggatctggaatgtatttcctgagcatggagatgtcaaacacgggatgaacgtgagaaaggttgggtggtagctccaaccggtaggcaactgctccaactctatccgtaacctcaaaaggtccgatataccgaggtgccaacttgcccttctttccaaatctcatgactcccttcatcggagaaaccttcaggaatacatagtcgcctactgcaaactccacatccctccgtctggggtctgcataactcttctgcctactgaaagctgttttcaatcgttccctgattaaaggaactacctctgaagtgtactgcactaggtctacatcatgcaccttcgcttctcccatttccgtccaacacagaggagacctacactttcttccatacagtgcctcatagggtgccatccctatgctggaatggtaactgttgttgtaggcaaactccactaaagctagctgatcatcccattgacctccaaaatccaaaacactcatgcgaagcatgtcttccagtgtttggattgtcctttcggactgtccatctgtctgagggtggaaagccgtactgaagttcaactgtgtgccaagtgcctcctgtaactttctccaaaaccgagaagtgaactggggccctctgtcagatattatggaagctggaactccatgcaatctgactatttctcgaatgtagagccgggcgtactgtgccacagaatatgtagtcttcacaggtaagaagtgagctgatttggtcaagcggtctacaattacccatatcgaatcatatcctcgcgtggtacgaggcaacccagtcacaaaatccatggtgatcatttctcacttccattctgggatagggagctcctgCAGCTTACCAGAcgatctctggtgttcaaacttcaccttttgacaagtcaagcacttggacacaaagtctgctatgtctctcttcatgccattccaccaatagctattcttcacatcatggtacatcttggtggaacctgggtggacactgtacagggtatagtgtgcctctcgcatgatttcgtctttgagattgtccacatcgggcacacatatcctagaaccttgcactaaggcgccatcattggcaaatccaaactcaccaccttcaccttgctgtactctttctatgatcttcatcaattgttggtctctgtgctgggaaactctaactctgtctctcaagtctggcctcactgaaaaatgagccagcaataccccctcatctgaaagatctaggattaaaccttgatccatcaactcatgtacttcttgaatcaacggtctcttctctgctgaaatgtgcaccaaactaccagaagattttctgctcaaagcatctgctacaacattggccttcccagggtggtactggatgatgcaatcatagtctttcagaagctccatccatctcctctgtctcaagtttaaatccctctgttggaagatgtacttcaaactcttgtggtcggtgtatatctcgcacacttcaccatacaggtagtgtctccagatttttagtgtaaagattacagccgccatttccaaatcatgggtggggtagttctgctcatgcctcttcagctgtcttgaagcataagccactacttttccactctgcatcaaaacacaccctaagccaactctggaggcgtccacgacagtgtatccttcaccactcataggtagtgtcaacacggggcggtggttagacactccttaagcacggaagctcttctcacagtcatctgtccaaatgaatggaacattcttccgagttaacttagttaggggagccgctatcctggaaaaatcttgcacaaaacgcctatagtagccagctaaacccagaaaacttcgcatctcagtgactgttgtaggcctaagctaatcagttacagcttcaattttcttaggatccacttgaataccttctcttgaaaccacgtgtcccaagaatgagatgctttctagccaaaattcacatttcgaaaatttggcatataccgTGCTCCTCAAAGtccgcaacaccatcctcaagtgccacacgtgttcttcctcgatcgagagtataccaaaatgtcatctatgaatacgatgacaaagcggtccaaaaatggcttgaacacctgttcatcaagtccatgaaggtctttggtgcattagtgagtccaaaagacatcaccaagaactcataatgaccatatcttgtcacgaagccgttttggacacgtcctcattcctgattctcaactgatggtagcctgatcgtaggtctatcttggaaaagaatctagctccttggagctgatcaaacagatcatcgatccgaggaagtggatacttgttcttcacagtcaccttattcagctgtctgtagtcaatacacaacctcaatgacccatctttctttcttacaaatagcacaggagcgccctagggtgaagtgctcggacgtataaaacccttgtccaaaagctcctgtagttgctccttcagctctttcaattctgctggtgccatcctgtaaggtggcatcgatatggggtttgtacccggcacaacatcaatgcaaaactctatttcccttcctggtggcaaccctggaagctcctctgggaagacatccataaattctctgacaacaggaacattttccatgctgacaccttctacagatgtatctctcactaatgccaaatacccttggcatccacgcctcaatatttttctagcaataattgctgacaccaagttatatggagccacgctcctgtcaccatcaaagctaaactcttccacaccaggtatgtggaaatacacctttttgttcctacagtctaaagtggcataatgagttgccaaccaatccatccccaagattacatcgaaatccattactggtaaaggaactaagtttgctgggaggatctttccacccactactactgggctatccggaaaaatcatatctacatctatgttgtcgctaagtggggtagctactgacaaagggcactctaaagttgtagggtttctacccaacctcatggcaaacacaggggagacaaatgagtgcgtagcacccggatctatcaaaacacgagcctcataagaacagaccagaagaatacctgccacaactgcattggaagcctgagcatcttggtgggtcagggtgaaaacccgagcttgacccctaccctgagtggcagaaccctgatactgacttctacctcctgatctgcctccaaatccacgtcccccttgtcctcggccctgttggccactgaactgactgcctgccatgttagaagtacccggatacaactggcgaggaacatttgcaacagaaccctgtgaccccatctgtggctcactgaaaacggggcattctctagcaaagtgacctggttggccacacctgaagcatactcctgatcccatcaaacaaggtcctgaatgtcctcttccacactgtgcacaaggtgccaaggaggatcctgaactggACCAGGCTGAATCGTGACCACCGCTAGATCCGCACTCGTGCAgatcctcgaggtttgtgtctaaaaccactcttcttgtttctactttttcctctgtaattactctggccaccactgtccggagtacccatggaaggaacacctgaagaaccctctgctctgtttttctttgcccttccgctgtcatccacagcatagctaatctctatctgtctagctcgatcaactaccacatcaaaagactgatcagacatcatggccaggtttgcatacctcctgtccagcccctttaggaatctcttcaccttcatagtttctgtagctactgctgtaggggcatacctgctcagttctagaaattctgtagcatactcatctacagacctgccattctgtcttaaggcctcaaaggcccactgcttttgatccctgaagctttctggcacaaaccgattgataaaaagttccacaaactgagcccatgtcaaaccttccatccggggtaacacgtagtcattcatccattgtctaggcataggccccatgacatgctgcatacactctatcagtcttctatcagtcaactgtaattctgttcctgcctgtctgcaggaatccaaaaaccgatatgcatcgtctgacacatcataagtaccaggcaccaacttcttaaaattgatgatctgtttgtaaggttctcctcttggtgcggtggactgctgctgctgtggagggtggaccatatattgtgccatcatatcgatggttctctgcaacccagcgagagtagctgccatggggtccatgggaccctgtgtcaTAAAGGATTGATCCTGTACTGgaggtggctgctcctctacttgagcagctctaggcctcctaccccgcctcctcggggcaggcgcctcatcctgtgccgacacctcgtccggCACATCTGGTTgcagtgcgatggcggctctcaccttctacgcatttccctgaaattcagcagcattagcccacaaaattcaaaactgcacattacatagctctatagactcatgtttacacacaatatataaagcagaaactagaagcaaagatgacaatgcaagacgaatatggaccctatttttccgcatgtgactcctagtagactcttcccaacacttagacaatttttccctaagaatctggagcctaagctctgataccacatttgtcacgacccaacctatgggccggaccggcactaggacctgggccagcctaaagcccccgaaacCCGTAGTAAgcataactgttcatttacccaattctaaggcccatttgggcccaatttcaagaaaccaaacggacagagtccggccataaaatggactttccaacggggagttttcgactcacccgacctgtaaacacaataaatactcaattggggagctcaactcacgctccacatactcatcagcataaaaataaatgggagctcagctccctcatccaatccatcaaacatgcatagaatattaagtttacaggtccaaaataataatttagtttacagacccaaatcaaataaacatttctaacacatgcgaaaattctaagatttaacaagtttatacaaacaatagtaatcgacctgcgagggagaaagcaggttaacctcaaaaatatcctcctgtggcctggaaaaatttttgaacaggagtgagcgttcgactcagagagtaaaatatcaattttaaccataatctctataactatctaaaactaatgcaccctgtagagtgaaatgcaacatcaacaatattttcacatcataacatcaaaaaggtaatttggagcactcacgcaccctgtagcatcaatcataatatatggggtgatctctatctgactctcttaaatccaacctggtgccagggaagaactcaagccggactttcgcttaataaaccaaatcggggtcccagcgaagaactcaagccatgactacccccgaaggatcgggtcccagtgaagaactcaagccgtgactacgatctgtccatagtccacaccacatcacacgcatacCAACGCACGactttgctccaaattaccacaacaacatcatggcactttatgattatcaatgcaacataaatcgtgcctagagtttaactacataaatatatgcatataagtgatgcatgggcatgcttgaacatataataatagtgaaattacaattaaaattaatattttactcacagacttgacgatggtcactgaggcggctgggcggaggaagaaggctgtcccggctcacctgacaattttattacaatcatttaataaatttgactcaatacaaacaaagaaaaagaccaatacgtcctaagtcgtgccgaaaatacggcagagtctcccctatacctaagacctacccaacctgcaaaagggctcaaaacacacttctatattcacaatccatatgtctacaactcaatcacatcacacagcccctcctgggcccaccaaatcaatcatccatcacaacatgtaaaatttcaatttagtccctataattgaccatttttgcaaaaactgcccaaataagctctaaaaattctaaaactttgccccgcagtccttagcaatattactaggctattgcaaaaagaatcataattttctaagctaccacgaatattttatggatttttaatcctatttaagcactagaaaattacgaaaaatcaacgttcgggtttacctttgccgattccgactttggggatgcgctcaggacgtctgacaatggggggatagccaaaacctcgatccaattcggagacttttcgtaGCAGTGCATGTcggcggaaattcacagacccgaacaactatcgaatttccgcgaattgagaatacttacacgaagcccataacacgggggttagtacataaatttttcagaattttctaagctcatttaatgctcggaaaaacactgtgaagtttcgtgggacccatcgaaaaacggtgtcggaaaattttgaaatttatatccccgcgaagctctcgacgtgtggagcgctctggtactctcagttttctcatgggattcacggttttcgagaaatctagctcaaaagtcgaaatgggcaaaaaacttcccgagcaaaaattggacaaagcgctcgatggatttcggcgttcttggtgtctatggaaagctctcgccgagtagatgattttagacacaagacccgatccaattggtggccggatcggccggattttggccggggaagCCGAAAGGCCGCCCGCGCGAGGGAGGgagttcgcgcgcgttttccggccgtttggggaGGCGGTGGGCTGAGGAGGCGGCGCCGGCCGTCGGGTGGAGGTGGCGAGGTGGTGGCGGCGGCGagcgaggagagagaaaagagagagagaaggaagagaggtcgacgcgcgcggggaaggaaaaaagaaaaaggaaaaggccggtccgattcgactggtccgatccgatccggttcgattcggttggtccgattcaagatacaaaattttgaatttttactctgcctcgggaccgaaaacgaggtccaaaaatttcaaaaaaattccagaaaactcagaaaaatacgtagactccaaatatatttttagttttgccacgtggtctttaaattaatttttaaaaatcatcaaagtttatattttcggaaaatcgaacccgatttttaaaatccgaaaaatctcaaaaaaattcctaaaatttaaataaaattaaaataccaaaaatgctcataaaatttaaaattttggggtgttacacttataTATAGCGCAAATACTTTATCTTAAATTAATGTgggataataaattttatatatatgtaatttttaatttatcatgatattttgatatttttttgaatttgaatttataatttataaaatttaaaatttataaaaccaTTGCAATAAGAATCACTCAATCAAAATCAAAGACACTAACTCTTTTGCGGGATGTTGATGTCACAATCATATTAAGATGAAATATGGTCATTCcgcgtttatatatatatatagtatttgCAAACCATGTTATTTACATTAGTATGATTTTTTTTAACAatcttaaaaatatatttataaatcaattttaaaatattatattatttataaaatgtgAGATTCaatctaaaaaaaattatcaaattttgacAAAAATAACTTTATTTTAAAAGAATAATACTGTGATTATTTTTTAGTTTAACTTGATTTAACTCAGTAATTGAAAGCACATTACTCATTTGACAAATGAGAGTTCTGCTTTTATAATATCCCTAGAAAAAATTGCTTTATATTTGATAATAAATGTATTTTTCTTATAGTctaactttaaaatttaaattataaccaATAAAATTTAATCGAATGACTTGAATAGTTAGAAAAAAATCACAACATCATGAATTTTTAATATGATAGAATGATAACAATTCTAATAACTCAAAAGGTGTATAAACATTTTACACTTGACCAATTTTGCAGAGAGATTATTTTCATAATAATCTTAATAACtcaaatagaaaaaataaatacttctaaataCATTAAAAACTAAAACAGCACACACATAAAATATCCCATTAATTGGCACAAACTGGATCGAGAACATCTGAAGGTAAACGAGGCACAGGAATGCAAACAAGATCATGGATTCTTGGAGCAGTCAATCCAGGGCGTTCAGTCATATCAAGAACATGATGATGATCACCAATGTTAAGCTCCACTCCAGGGGGATTAACCACCTTCCAATCAAAGCACTGAATCATAGCTGCAAGTGTTGTAGGTAAAGATTGCATGGCTAAAGAAATTCCAGGGCAGCTCCTCCTCCCAGTGCCGAAAGGCAAAAATTGAAAATGTTGGCCTCTGATATCTATAGAGCTAGAGAGGTCATCTTCAATATTGGATTTCAAGAACCTTTCAGGTTGAAACAGTGAAGGGTTTTTCCAGTACTTGGGATCTCTTCCAATAGACCACATGTTCACAAATAGCAAAGTATTTGCTGGTATTGTATACCCATTAATCTTGCAATCCTGAATTGATTTTCTGGCAACCATAGGGATTGGTGGGTGTAACCGAAATGTTTCTTTCAAAATGGCTTGTATATACGGAAGATTGGGATTGTCTGATTCCTGAGCAATTCTGCCATTTCCTACAACCTTATTAATTTCCTCACGAGCTATCTCAAGAACTTTCGGCTGGTTGATCAGTTCTGCCAATGCCCATTCAATTGTAATAGCCGTTGTATCAGTTGCTGCAGTGAAGAAATCctgcaaagaaaaaaaatttcagtATTGAACTATTATAAGATTCTGTTTGAGGgagtaaaaatattaaatttaatatgttttactcataaaaattttaacataattaaataatatttaaaattattttttaataatatgttttaattaaaattttttaaaatatttatttcccTGGCCCTAGCACTTTGCATAAAGTACAAAAGGAATCACAACAATATTCTAGTTAAAAATTCAAATCAGTCGACTGATTTTCCAAACACCATCATGGCTTttttatatttgaaccaattaaataaaagagagatttggttaaaaaataataaaaaaaaaggatttaaaaaaagtagaatttttttaataaaaaaagggTTCATAATTCATTTACTTACCAAAAACAAGGCCTTGATATGATTTCTGGTTAACCTTATCTCAGCATTCTTATCCTCCATAACATCAAGCATTATATCAAGAAAATCTTTGGCCTCGTGCACTACTTCATTGCTTCTGTTCTTCTTCCTCAGCTGTTCACGGCTAGTGATGAGTTTCTCGAGC contains these protein-coding regions:
- the LOC110637536 gene encoding cytochrome P450 93B2, whose amino-acid sequence is MIIELSLFAILLFLAFFTRKQWHHQLPPSPMALPIIGHLHLLGPLIHHSFRDISSRYGPLIYLRLGSVSVVVASTPELAKELLKTHELTFSSRKHSIAIDRLTYNSSFAFASYGPYWKFIKKISTFELLGNRMLNQFLPIRKQELHHFLGVFYSKSKVGESVNITQELIKLSNNIISQMMLSMRSSDTNGESEIARTVVREVTQIFGEFNVSDFIWFCKNIDFQGFRKRIEDIYNKYDGLLEKLITSREQLRKKNRSNEVVHEAKDFLDIMLDVMEDKNAEIRLTRNHIKALFLDFFTAATDTTAITIEWALAELINQPKVLEIAREEINKVVGNGRIAQESDNPNLPYIQAILKETFRLHPPIPMVARKSIQDCKINGYTIPANTLLFVNMWSIGRDPKYWKNPSLFQPERFLKSNIEDDLSSSIDIRGQHFQFLPFGTGRRSCPGISLAMQSLPTTLAAMIQCFDWKVVNPPGVELNIGDHHHVLDMTERPGLTAPRIHDLVCIPVPRLPSDVLDPVCAN